Proteins encoded within one genomic window of Perognathus longimembris pacificus isolate PPM17 chromosome 28, ASM2315922v1, whole genome shotgun sequence:
- the Gdpd2 gene encoding glycerophosphoinositol inositolphosphodiesterase GDPD2: MAESLDCCSIWARCFHCLYSCHWRKGPKERNHTSKCDYIWFGLLFLTFLLSLVWLYIGLILLNDLHNFNEFLFRRWGHWMDWSLAFVLIISLLVTYASLLLLLALLLHLCGQPLQLHGLHKVLLLLIMFLVATGLVGLDIRWRQEWHSLFLSLQATAPFLHIGAVAGITLLAWPVADTFYRIHPRGPKILLLVLYFGATVFVYLVPLYISSPCIMEPGNLPPKPRLVGHRGAPMLAPENTLMSLRKTAECGATVFETDVMVSSDGVPFLMHDDQLSRTTDVASVFPARTKAHSSDFSWAELQRLNAGTWFLERYPFWGAKHLSGPDQKEAGNQTVPALEDLLKEAAALNLSIMFDLRRPPKNHTYYDTFVNQTLETVLNARVPQTMVLWLPDEDRANVQQRAPKMRQIYGQQRGNRTEKPQLLNLPYQELPLLNIKALHQDNVSVNLFVVNKPWLFSLLWCAGVDSVTTNDCQLLQQMRYPIWLIPPQTYLMIWFITNSVSILLLLWTFLLRRKCAKESERNGLETAVLLTRISNFNME; encoded by the exons ATGGCCGAGTCCCTTGACTGCTGCTCCATCTGGGCCCGCTGCTTCCATTGCCTGTACAGCTGCCACTGGAGAAAAGGCCCTAAAGAGAGGAATCATACCAGCAAG TGTGACTATATCTGGTTTGGCCTGCTCTTCCtcaccttcctgctttccttggtCTGGCTGTACATCGGGCTCATCCTTCTCAATGACCTGCACAACTTCAACGA ATTCCTTTTCCGCCGCTGGGGACACTGGATGGACTGGTCCCTGGCATTTGTGCTGATCATCTCTCTATTGGTCACATATGCATCCCTGCTATTG CTCCTGGCCCTGCTCTTGCACCTCTGTGGACAGCCTCTACAACTACATGGTCTTCACAAG GTGCTACTGCTTCTCATTATGTTTCTTGTGGCCACTGGCCTTGTGGGATTGGACATCCGGTGGCGCCAGGAGTGGCATAGCTTATTTCTGTCACTACAG GCCACAGCCCCATTCCTTCACATTGGAGCAGTCGCTGGAATCACCCTCCTGGCCTGGCCTGTGGCTGATACCTTCTACCGTATCCACCCAAGAG GTCCTAAGATTCTGCTACTGGTTCTGTATTTTGGAGCTACCGTATTTGTCTACCTGGTCCCCTTGTACATATCCTCACCATGCATCATGGAACCTGGAAACTTACCTCCCAAGCCCAGACTGGTAGGACACCGAGGGGCTCCCATG TTAGCCCCGGAGAATACCCTGATGTCCCTGAGGAAGACAGCTGAATGTGGAGCAACTGTGTTTGAGACGGATGTGATGGTCAg CTCCGATGGAGTCCCCTTCCTCATGCACGATGACCAGCTGAGCAGGACCACAGACGTAGCCTCTGTGTTTCCAGCCCGAACCAAAGCTCACAGCAGTGACTTCTCCTGGGCTGAACTGCAGAGACTGAATGCTGGGACTTGGTTTCTAGAG agATACCCCTTCTGGGGTGCCAAACACCTATCTGGCCCTGATCAGAAAGAGGCTGGGAATCAGACAGTACCAGCATTAGAAGATTTACTGAAGGAAGCAGCAGCCCTCAACCTTTCCATCATGTTTGACTTGCGTCGACCCCCCAAAAACCACACCTACTATGACACCTTTGTGAACCAAACACTGGAGACTGTGCTGAATGCAAGGGTGCCCCAAACCATG GTCCTTTGGCTGCCAGATGAAGATCGGGCAAATGTCCAACAACGAGCACCCAAAATGCGCCAGATATATGGACAGCAGAGAGGCAACAGAACTGAGAAGCCCCAACTTCTCAACCTTCCATATCAAGAACTGCCACTGTTGAACATCAA GGCACTGCACCAAGATAATGTGTCAGTGAACCTATTTGTAGTGAACAAGCCCTGGCTCTTCTCCCTGCTCTGGTGTGCAGGGGTGGATTCAGTCACCACCAACGACTGCCAGCTGCTGCAGCAGATGCGTTACCCCATCTGGCTTATT CCCCCTCAAACCTACTTAATGATATGGTTCATTACCAACTCTGTCTCCATCCTGCTgcttttgtggactttcctcctCCGAAG GAAATGTGCTaaggaaagtgaaagaaatg GCTTAGAAACTGCAGTGCTGCTGACCAGAATCAGTAATTTCAACATGGAGTGA